TTTCGAGCACGCGAAGCTCAGCGCATTTGTGTTCCAGGTTGGAAAAACTATAAGTTGGACTGCAGCAGATTGCCCTTAGCTCCAGCAGTTGGGGCAAGTTACGAAAGATCGCATAAAGGAACTGGTCATCTACTGGACAAGTGCGAAGAACGCGCAATGATTTCAGGACGCTAAGGTCGAGACTAGCGAGAATAACCGGACTCGGCAAAAACGTGCCCCGCATGTCCAGTTCGCGAGTGTCATTCTTTGCGAGTTCACGGATAAAGCACGGCCAGTTGCTGATATGGGTATGGCGTAGCGTGACTGTGCGCCACACACTCTTATCCTGACTGATCATGGACCAAGTTTTGCAAACCTGCGCCATAGTTACACGTTCCTGTATGGTATGGGATGGGATGCGATGAGATGGGATTACTAACTTTAACCTAGACATTTTACCTTCATCGTCATGATTTTCATAACGGCCATCACTATCTGGCATCCGACGTGGGAATCGGTCAGGCTCTGCACCAAACTGGAGCTAGCATTGTCCGTTGAGATCGTTTTAAGGCCAGTCAAATTGATCTGTTTCGGAATCCTGATAATTTGgggaaatacatataaataactGTGGGTTTCGTAGGTCTCTGCGTTGGTCTTGGAACTAAACCGACTCACACTTTCATATTGCAACCAATCGGATCGGCTTTGATGGCTACAGCCTTGCGTCCTCCAATTACAACAACCTCTTGTTCCTTTGTAGCGGTCTGCTGCACCACGTTTTCTAACTGCTTTTTCTCCGCCTGTGGAACGGATATTTCATCTTCCACGGTGACTTCTACCATACTGAAATCACTGTcgtaatcatcatcatcacgaTGACGATCATTTCCTGCAGCCTTGTCCAACCATCTCTTTTTGGCAAATCCCTTCGCATAGATACACTTCTGCAAAAGGATATTAAAGGCCTTTGAATCTCCAATAGCATTTCGTAAATTACCTTGCACAACTTAGGTCCAGACGGATGAACCGAAGCCGTGCAGTTCGCACAAGGCTTTGACTTCTTAGGGGCTGCTTTTGCGTGAGCTCTGGACATGAAAATACAGACTATATAGAGATCGAAatgtgtatatacatacaatataTCTACCTGCGCCTGCGAATGTTGGTATTACCAATCGGTGAACTGCAcgagctgctgttgttgtagctgGCTGCATCAGCCCGAGAATTCCCCTTCACCGCCATGGTGGAGGTCCAGCCCTCACTCGGTGGACTTGCCCCTTTGGGCACCTTGGGCTTCGACACCCGCTTTCCAGTGACCGCCAAGGTAGGCGTCTGGGGCATAACGCTGGACGGATTGGCCAATCCTTCCTTGCCCTTTACCACCGCCTCTTCCTTTGCCACCGTCTTATCCTTCACCACCGGGACATGCTCTATCTCCGCCACCTTTGGGGCTGGGATACCATTGGTGCGAGTCCTTGGATTTCCAGTGCTGGGTATAAAGAGATCTCGTTCGACGCCTGTTTGCTTTAGGCGTGCgtaaataactttaaaagAGGTGTCGGTGGATGTTTCTTTCATTTTGTTCGTCTCATCGGCCAGCGGCGTATGGCTACTGAAGCGCACGGAACAACGCGATTGCATCGGAGGCGATTCATGGGTGGACATGGAACGTTTCATGATGCGAGCGGACATAGCGTCCTTAGTTTCTATAAGAGATTTGTGCGAGGTATCCTTTTTATTAACTTCAACCTAAGGGGAACGAAACAAGCGGAAGAGAAGGTCAATGGTTAGTAAGTCTGCGATATTTCCGACTCTTGGCATAAGATTTTTTTAGGGTCTCCACCTGATTGTTTAAGTCTGATGGTTGCATGTTGGTTGCTGTTGTACTGGAACTGGATGTGGTTGCAGTACCAATTGCATTTGGATTGTTATTTGTGTTCAAAGGTTTTTTAATGGCTTCATCCAATTCCCCCCCGGTGGCGTCGAGTTGCGATGTCATTATCGGCGTTGTTAgagactgctgctgctgctgctgctgctccataGACTGATTAGTGATATGAGCCGGCTTTGCTGAACCTGCTGCTGTCTCCTCTTGCGGTTCCACTCTCGGAAAAACCTTTAGGCCACTCCATGGCAGTACACCTGACTTGGCCGTCGACTATTGACGTCGTGTGCAGATTGTGTATTGTTTGGTTGAGATTTGAGATAAGCACAGATACGATTTCGTGTTGAGAAATACAATAATACAGAACAAACAAAACGCTGTCCGCGCTCTAACggacacacaaaaaacaaacatagtCCTCTGTATATCAGTTACCAAGTTTGGATTGGAGTTGGAATAAACATAGGGCATTAgccaataaacaattaatgGGGATCTAGAAACCTTAAGCTCTTTGGATGTATGGAAATTTCCGTCCCAAgattatttacaatatttttatgtttacttCGATGGGGCAATTTGAGTATAAGTTTATACTCAAATTACTTtgattaattatgtgtaatatgtgtaattatgtgtaatatatgcCGACCGAAAGGGAGATTCAAATTAGCCCATTTGTGGATTGGACATGAGTATACAGAGAGGTATGTTCTATAAGCTTGAACAGACAGCAGCAGGCCAGCTCGTCTCCTGGACAGCACCGTCATCCCCTCTACTCACCAACGGATTTTTATCCGAGTTACTTTCGATGTTGGATATGGGCGTTAGCTTTGGGAATTCCCCAGTCCACCCCATCAGACCTAAATCGCACGCTTCAAGTTCGCGGCTGCTGCGCATATACTGACGGAAACGTGGACGTGGGGAACGGCGTCTGCGGAGTTCACAAGGTCTCCTTTCCCTGAATGGCCTTGGAGTCATAATCATAGTACCTAAGTGGGTTTACATGAGATGTGTTAGAATACGCTACAGATGCTggttcaattatttatttatttatgcttacTTTTTTTATCCTGCTCAGTGTTCGAGCTATCCCGATGAACAGAAAGATTCAATGCAGTGTCATTGGACACCGGCAGGTCGCCGTAAATAATGTTGCGTCCTATGCCGGCACTCTGTTTACCGATGGAACCTTTTCCATCTATAGCACCTATAGCACCTTTTCCATCTATAGCACCTATAGCACCTTTTCCATCTATAGCACCTATAGCACCTTTTCCATCTATAGCACCTATAGCACCTTTTCCATCTATAGCACCTATAGCACCTTTTCCATCTATAGCACCTATAGCACCGCCTGTGCTATTGACACCGGAAGTACGTCCTGCAGCTGTAGATGATCCGACTACGGAATCAACGTTACCATTATCATCATCAGTATCCGACGATGAATTGGTAGGGCTggtagagtattcagctaagGGCTTCTTGTTACGCGGCTTTGACGGCCCAGGTTTGTCCATGTCGCTCTGGAATGGATGTGCAATAAATCAAGCAAAGTTTCTGCCTATATGTTGTAAATTTTCTTATAAAACAGTAATACCCATCACTTAAAGAAGCGATAGGCAAACAATTCAATGGAATATCGGCTGTCAAAAATATTGACCTTGAAGACCTGGGTTGTCACCTTTTCCAGTAGCGACGTTTTATTGCCGAGTCATTTTATTTCAGAAGTATGCGTTTTATTGCCGAGTCATTTTATTTCAGAAGTATGCGATGTAAAGTCTACTCACCAGAATTAGCCCTTTTTGGTACTTTACTGTAAGCAAATTCTGAAAAAAAGCTTTTTGCTCTATATTCTCCTCCTTCCATATAAAACAGTAATTTGGGCTATCGAAAATATTACTTAGCAACTTTTCGAGAAAGACAAGAGTTGTCAGGCCTGGTGTTTAGAAATTAGCTTTGCAACAAGCGAACGCCGATtacaaatgttaaaaaaactaaatatgtTTTCCTATTCGGACAACACGAGCATTTGGTTTCACACAAGGAGCTAACACTGTATTTTACGCATTTGTGTTCGTTTGCCGGTAAATCTGCAcacaactcacacacacacacacgtatataaatttatacaaatgtCAGGGTTGTTGCTTCGCGGTTTGTTTTCGTTACGATTCTGCTTTGATCGCCATAATTGTAAATCGAGAGGAAACCCGAAGCTCACACACGAAAAAACTGAATAGCGGGTTCTTGCACTTTCGCCTTCACAAATTACACAGTTTTCCTTTTAAGTTCAATTTACTAGAAATCTTTCGGACCGTTTCGCTTTGTCAATGTGTTTATCAGCCTATGCATTGCCGCCTCTTCGGTGTATCGCGAACTTGCGTTGCATGTAAGTGTGTGTGGATGCGACGCTTATTAAATCTGCAGCGGATTGTTCACTTGACCGTGCCTAAATCGTGTCGAACtcaacaattttgttttaatttttaagcttacctttgaaaaagaaataaaaagttcacttaaaaagaCACTGAACACGACAACTTCTTTCGGAAATATGAATTTAACTCACAAGCGACTTAACTTGTCGACTTCCATTCACACAATTATTCGGTTAGATGGAAAATCTCGAAAATGATTATTCAATACTATCGAATAAGTTTTGGGATTTTCCTAACACATTTAAATACTAAACACATTAGCATAcgatatgttttaaaacataccGACATATACCTTCACTGAGATCACAGATTTTATTCAAACGAATGTCTaaacgtattttatttttctcaacACTTGTTGTATACTAAAAGTAACGTTTATCGAAATTGCCATTTCTGGTGCCACCTAACGGTTTTTCCATCGCACAGTTTCGTTCCATGTGCTGTCATCGATAgtccaacaaaaaaatatcgCGTGCAATCATCCCTGGCGACACAACTGGTTGTAcaaagtacatatgtatatagcgATATTACATACACCTATATACTGCCAGCTCTGCACGTGAAATTCGAGGGCGGCTGTAGTAATCTGTGATCAATTCAAGTGAGTCAAGCTCTAAATGCAAGTACCATCTTGCCATACAATACCATCTCTTTATCCCTATGTGTTCACAGACATGTCCAAGGCCAAGGGTAAGAAGAAGGAGCGTTTTGATGACgacgaggagcagctggagaaaGTGCAGGAGAAGAAGCTACCGACGAGCAAGAAGGGCGGTAAGAAGGGAAAGCGaggaggtggcggcggcgaCTCCAGCGACGAGGATGTCACGCCCAAGAATCGGGACAACGAGGATCTGGAGAGCATAGCCTCCTCGAATCAGAGCAAACAGCAGTCTGCCGGCAAAAAGCAGGCCAAGAAGGGTAAAAAGGGCAAGAGGAATGATGACTGGAGCGACGAGGATGAGAAGCCAGAGAAGAGTTTGCCTGCCAACGACCTGGACGATGAAGATGACGATGAGGCGCCTCTGGCATCCAAGCCAGCTGCCAAAAAGCCACAGCCCAgcaaaaagaacaaaaagaacaagaagaagaacgaCGATTTCTCGGACGAAGATAAACCGGAGCTGGACTTGGACGACCAGGACAGTGAGGACGAGGTGGAAGTGGTTGCTGCCAAGCCAGCCTCCAAGAAGtccaagaagaagcagcaggcTCAGCAAAAGAACAAGTTCGCCATGAGTGATGATGAGGAGGATGAGGTCGCCGAAGATCTGCCAAATGACagcgaagaggaggaggaggaacagGTGTCCAACAAGGCGGCCAAGGAGTCAAAGGAGGAACAGCAGAAACAGCCCGAAAAGGAAGTGGATGAGCAGGAAGTGGCGCAAGTCCTTAGCGAAAAAGTGGCGAAAGTGAGTCTCAAGGAAAAGACACCTGAGCTCGTACCCAAGGTCGAGCCCGAACCCGAGCCCGAGTCTGAACCCCAACCCGCCGAGGACGGCGAAGCCGAGGCAGATCCCAAGTTCGAGGAGAGCAAAGAAACCAAGGAGAAAAAACTCACTCACAAGgagaaaaagaagcaaaagaagcagcaggagtacGAACGCCAAATGGAGCTGATGACGAAGAAGGGTGGTGCCGGTCACTCGGACTTGGACAACAATTTCACCATGTCGCAGGTGCAGAAGAGCGCAGGTCAAAAGGCGGCTCTGGAGCAAGCCGTGGACATCAAGATCGAGAATTTCACCATCTCAGCCAAGGGTGAGTCATCATTGCTATAACTTTTCGTTGTGCATTATCAATTTTAAACCcgaacatttattttttaggtaACGATCTATTTGTGAACGCCAACCTATTGATTGCACATGGACGCCGTTATGGTTTGGTGGGTCCCAACGGGCACGGCAAGACCACCCTGCTCCGGCATATTGCCACCCGTGCCTTTGCCATACCGCCCAATATCGATGTGCTGCTTTGCGAACAGGAAGTTGTAGCTACCGATAAAACGGCCATCAATACAATCCTGGAAGCGGATGTGCGTCGCACAGAGATGCTAAAGAAGGCCGATGAACTGGAGAAACAGTTTGTCGGTGGCGATTTGACTGTGCAGGAGGAGCTAAACGATACCTTCGCGGAACTGAAAGCCATTGGAGCCTACTCGGCGGAAGCCAGGGCACGCAGAATCCTTGCCGGTTTGGGTTTCAGCAAAGAGATGCAGGACAGGCCGACGAACAAATTCTCCGGAGGCTGGCGCATGAGAGTGTCCCTAGCAAGAGCTCTCTATCTGGAGCCCACGTTGCTTATGCTCGACGAACCGACCAATCATTTGGATCTTAATGCTGTCATTTGGCTGGACAACTATCTGCAGGGCTGGAAGAAGACCCTGTTGATCGTGTCCCACGACCAGAGTTTCTTGGACAACGTCTGCAACGAGATCATACATTTGGATCAGAAGAAACTGCAATACTACAAGGGCAACTATTCCATGTTCAAGAAGATGTATGTGCAGAAACGCCGCGAGATGATCAAGGAGTACGAGAAGCAGGAGAAGCGCCTGCGCGAGCTGAAGGCCCACGGTCAGTCGAAGAAGGCAGCGGAAAAGAAGCAAAAGGAATCGCTCACACGCAAGCAGGAGAAGAACAAGTCCAAGCAGCAGAAacaggacgaggatgagggaCCGCAGGAGCTGCTGGCCAGGCCCAAGGAATACATTGTCAAGTTCCGCTTCCCGGAGCCATCGCAGCTCCAGCCACCCATTCTGGGTGTCCACAATGTCACCTTCGCCTTTCCGAGCCAGAAACCGCTGTTCATCAAGGTTGACTTTGGCATTGATCTAACTAGTCGAGTGGCCATCGTGGGACCCAATGGTGTGGGCAAATCAACCTTCCTGAAGCTGCTGCTCGGTGAATTGGAACCGCAGGAGGGTGAGCAGCGCAAGAATCACCGACTTCATGTGGGCCGCTTTGATCAGCACTCAGGTGAACATCTCACGGCAGAGGAATCGGCTGCGGAGTACCTGCAGCGTCTGTTCAATCTGCCTCACGAAAAGGCGCGCAAGGCATTGGGTTCCTTTGGTTTGGTCAGTCATGCACACACCATCAAGATGAAGGATCTTTCCGGTGGTCAGAAAGCCCGTGTGGCCCTCGCTGAGCTTTGCTTGAGTGCGCCGGATGTACTAATTCTCGATGAGCCTACGAACAATCTGGACATCGAGAGTATCGACGCCTTGGCGGAGGCAATCAACGAGTACGAGGGTGGCGTGATCATCGTCTCCCACGACGAGCGTTTGATCCGTGAAACAGGTTGCACACTCTACGTGATTGAGGATCAGACGATCAACGAGATTGTTGGAGAGTTCGATGACTACAGAAAGGAGGTTCTCGATTCGCTCGGCGAGGTGGTCAACAATCCTAGCGTGGTGGCCAATGCGGCTGTGCTGCAATAACCCTCAAGTTGCATACGGACTTGGAGTCCATGCAACTGGTCATCACTCGTCAGCCGGCTCGCCCTATGTTAATTGTTCAACTGTTGAATTGATTATCTGCTAGTTAGCCTTTTTATACCAACATATATACAATAACAAATTGTGAAAGTAAATGTTATTACACAAGAGCGGTTAAGAATGTGTTGTTTATATTATTGATCTAATAAGAAAACAGGAATTATGAGAGTATTTTGTTGTACATACTGGTTGAAAACACCCGTAAATTGTACTCGTAAAATATGTAGATgctttatatttaaagtttatgcCAGCTCTGGGTGTTCTCcaagaaaatgagaaaaataacATTAGAGTACATAATATTAATTCTTAAATATAATTGTGGACATCCTAGCCGCTGCGATAGAAGGCCTTGACATTGTTAATCAGGTGGCTCAATCCATTATAGCCATCCTTATCGAAGTCGATGTTCTCGCCGCCAAACTCAATGACCTGCAAGTGAATAGTGGGCAAATGGTTTGTgatcatatatgtatatgactGCATGGATTGAGTGCACCCACCTCTTTGGCCCTGAGGGTGTCCGCGCCATGGGGCACTCCAATGACTTCCACCCAGGCTCCTTCGGCGGCGCCCAGTTCTCCCGGCAGATTGATCTTCAGCTTGTGGTTGTCCGTGGAACTGGCCAACAAAGTGGATCCCGCGACGCTTTCAACGCGAACCATTATGCTCACGGTTTGGCCGGAAAACTGCTTCAGCATGCCGCCGTTGATAATCGAGCGTGGATCAAAGGCATCCATAATAACTTCTCAGTTAATTAACGTTCAACAAACAGCCTATTTCGgcagaaaatgaaatgctGTCAACGAGAAAGAGCGCCAATAGAGCTATCAAGTATGCTAATCGATAATATTATTGCATTACGTCTCATATCGATATTATTCGAATtttgttgcaaaaatatttatggactTATTGAAACGTCAAAAGTTATTACTTTCCCACAGTAAGAATCTAATAACTTTTTgtatgtataataataataaaaccaatTGTGTTCTATTTAAACAGTGATTTGCTGTGTGTTATCTGGTtactaaatataataatccaaaTGTTTAATGCAATACGAAATATAACTCTTTTTTATAACATCAATGTGTAATgcgatatttaaaaaaagtataCGGAGTTGCGATATAATCTGAAAATTTACTTCAACCCTAATAGATTACATGTATTACAACAATGTTATCGACAAGCAACAAGGTTCGAGGTTTTCTGATACTTCGTCCGGTGTGAACGTGCGAATTTTAGTACGACAACCAGTTACATCGATGTATCGATAGTTTTTAGACTGGCCAATGTTTattgttataaaataaatgttaaaaataaacaattaatcacttagtataaacaaaaactagtgCAAGCAGCAAGTGCGTTGTTAAAACGACCCCCGCCCTTCGAATTTTCTTATTGCGGGCATTaaaacgcaacaacaacaacgccaccagcagcagcaacaacaataagcaGGAGATTCAGATTCGCAACGcaatcaaaacgaaaaaaaaaacgaaaaataaaaaactacaaGGCGaaacgcataaataaatagggaagcaaataatagtaataataagaCTAAAACCAAGTGGAAAAGTACGAAAGCGAAAAGAGAAAACATATGTACGTTGCGTGAGAGtgacgtgtgtgtgtgtgtgtcagtgaGCGAAGGAGAGCTCGCGAGAGAGGGGAGgcgagcaaaaacaaaaacaacatcaCAGCATAAGCGAGAccttgaaaactttaaaagcagcaaaaaaaacaacacaacagccaaaaataagaaactaaaagctgcaaaagtaataaaaaatatattttagccGAAAAATTTCCATAATAACAATTCTAGAAGTGCGGAGCGTACACTCTGTTATGGAGAGTGACGATTTTCATTTACCGCAAGGCGCCAATTAAAGGGGAAAATCCATAAATCGAGGATTACAAGTGAAAAACAAGGAGGCAGTAACTCCAGAAAACGCCCGAAAAGTCCAAAATGGCAGCAGCAGAGACGGGCAACACGGGCTCCACAGGATCCGCTGGCTCGAcaggatcgggatcgggatcgggatcgggaagTGGGAGCTCCTCAGATCCAGCGAACGGACGGGAGGCCCGTAATCTTGCCGAGAAACAGCGACGGGATAAGCTTAATGCCAGCATCCAGGAGCTGGCCACCATGGTACCACATGCAGCCGAATCCTCCCGTCGCCTGGACAAAACCGCCGTCCTCAGATTCGCCACCCATGGCCTGCGACTTCAGTATGTCTTTGGCAAATCCGCTTCCAGACGTCGCAAGAAACCCGGTCTCAAGGGAACGGGCATGTCTGCCTCACCTGTCGGAGATCTACCCAATCCCAGTCTGCATCTAACGGACACTCTAATGCAACTGCTGGACTGCTGTTTCCTCACCCTAACCTGCAGTGGCCAAATCGTTTTGGTATCCACCAGCGTGGAGCAGCTATTGGGCCACTGTCAGTCCGATTTGTATGGCCAGAATCTGCTGCAGATCACGCATCCCGACGATCAGGACCTGTTGAGGCAGCAGCTAATACCCAGGGATATAGAGACCCTGTTCtatcagcatcagcaccaccagcagcagggTCACAATCCCCAGCAGCACTCCACTTCCACGTCGGCCTCAGCCTCGGGCAGTgatctggaggaggaggaaatgGAGACGGAGGAACACCGTCTGGGGCGGCAGCAGGGAGAGGCGGACGAAGACGAGGATCACCCGTACAACCGACGAACACCCAGCCCGCGGAGAATGGCCCATCTGGCGACCATTGATGAACGACTACGCATGGATCGCCGCTGCTTTACAGTCCGCTTGGCCAGGGCTTCCACGCGAGCGGAGGCCACGCGTCATTACGAGCGGGTGAAGATCGATGGCTGCTTTCGTCGCAGTGACTCCTCCTTGACCGGAGGTGCCGCTGCCAACTATCCCATTGTCTCCCAGCTGATACGACGCTCGAGAAACAATAATatgctggctgctgctgcagcggtgGCAGCAGAAGCGGCGACGGTCCCGCCCCAGCACGATGCCATTGCCCAGGCGGCGCTGCACGGGATCAGCGGCAATGATATTGTCCTGGTGGCCATGGCCAGGGTGCTGCGAGAGGAACGGCCGCCTGAGGAGACGGAGGGTACTGTGGGCTTGACCATCTATAGGCAGCCAGAACCCTATCAGTTGGAGTACCATACGAGGCATCTAATCGACGGCAGCATCATCGACTGTGATCAAAGGATTGGTCTGGTGGCGGGATATATGAAGGATGAGGTGGGTATACTAACATCATCTCCCTGAACAGTTTATAATAACTAACCATGTATTCTCCACTCGAATCAGGTGCGCAACCTTAGTCCCTTCTGTTTCATGCACCTGGACGACGTTCGCTGGGTGATTGTGGCCCTTCGACAAATGTACGATTGCAACAGTGACTATGGCGAGAGCTGCTACCGTCTGCTGTCCCGCAACGGGCGCTTCATTTACCTGCACACCAAGGGCTTTCTGGAGGTCGACCGTGGCAGTAATAAGGTGCATTCCTTTCTGTGCGTCAACACGCTGCTCGAT
This Drosophila simulans strain w501 chromosome X, Prin_Dsim_3.1, whole genome shotgun sequence DNA region includes the following protein-coding sequences:
- the LOC6725692 gene encoding ATP-binding cassette sub-family F member 1 codes for the protein MSKAKGKKKERFDDDEEQLEKVQEKKLPTSKKGGKKGKRGGGGGDSSDEDVTPKNRDNEDLESIASSNQSKQQSAGKKQAKKGKKGKRNDDWSDEDEKPEKSLPANDLDDEDDDEAPLASKPAAKKPQPSKKNKKNKKKNDDFSDEDKPELDLDDQDSEDEVEVVAAKPASKKSKKKQQAQQKNKFAMSDDEEDEVAEDLPNDSEEEEEEQVSNKAAKESKEEQQKQPEKEVDEQEVAQVLSEKVAKVSLKEKTPELVPKVEPEPEPESEPQPAEDGEAEADPKFEESKETKEKKLTHKEKKKQKKQQEYERQMELMTKKGGAGHSDLDNNFTMSQVQKSAGQKAALEQAVDIKIENFTISAKGNDLFVNANLLIAHGRRYGLVGPNGHGKTTLLRHIATRAFAIPPNIDVLLCEQEVVATDKTAINTILEADVRRTEMLKKADELEKQFVGGDLTVQEELNDTFAELKAIGAYSAEARARRILAGLGFSKEMQDRPTNKFSGGWRMRVSLARALYLEPTLLMLDEPTNHLDLNAVIWLDNYLQGWKKTLLIVSHDQSFLDNVCNEIIHLDQKKLQYYKGNYSMFKKMYVQKRREMIKEYEKQEKRLRELKAHGQSKKAAEKKQKESLTRKQEKNKSKQQKQDEDEGPQELLARPKEYIVKFRFPEPSQLQPPILGVHNVTFAFPSQKPLFIKVDFGIDLTSRVAIVGPNGVGKSTFLKLLLGELEPQEGEQRKNHRLHVGRFDQHSGEHLTAEESAAEYLQRLFNLPHEKARKALGSFGLVSHAHTIKMKDLSGGQKARVALAELCLSAPDVLILDEPTNNLDIESIDALAEAINEYEGGVIIVSHDERLIRETGCTLYVIEDQTINEIVGEFDDYRKEVLDSLGEVVNNPSVVANAAVLQ
- the LOC6725693 gene encoding replication protein A 14 kDa subunit, producing MDAFDPRSIINGGMLKQFSGQTVSIMVRVESVAGSTLLASSTDNHKLKINLPGELGAAEGAWVEVIGVPHGADTLRAKEVIEFGGENIDFDKDGYNGLSHLINNVKAFYRSG
- the LOC6725694 gene encoding uncharacterized protein LOC6725694: MAAAETGNTGSTGSAGSTGSGSGSGSGSGSSSDPANGREARNLAEKQRRDKLNASIQELATMVPHAAESSRRLDKTAVLRFATHGLRLQYVFGKSASRRRKKPGLKGTGMSASPVGDLPNPSLHLTDTLMQLLDCCFLTLTCSGQIVLVSTSVEQLLGHCQSDLYGQNLLQITHPDDQDLLRQQLIPRDIETLFYQHQHHQQQGHNPQQHSTSTSASASGSDLEEEEMETEEHRLGRQQGEADEDEDHPYNRRTPSPRRMAHLATIDERLRMDRRCFTVRLARASTRAEATRHYERVKIDGCFRRSDSSLTGGAAANYPIVSQLIRRSRNNNMLAAAAAVAAEAATVPPQHDAIAQAALHGISGNDIVLVAMARVLREERPPEETEGTVGLTIYRQPEPYQLEYHTRHLIDGSIIDCDQRIGLVAGYMKDEVRNLSPFCFMHLDDVRWVIVALRQMYDCNSDYGESCYRLLSRNGRFIYLHTKGFLEVDRGSNKVHSFLCVNTLLDEEAGRQKVQEMKEKFSTIIKAEMPTQSSSPDLPASQAPQQLERIVLYLIENLQKSVDSAETVGGQGMESLMDDGYSSPANTLTLEELAPSPTPALALVPPAPSSVKSSISKSVSVVNVTAARKFQQEHQKQRERDREQLKERTNATQGVIRQLSSCLSEAETASCTLSPASSLSAGEAPDTPDPHSNTSPPPSLHTRPSVLHRTLTSTLR